Proteins found in one Triticum urartu cultivar G1812 chromosome 4, Tu2.1, whole genome shotgun sequence genomic segment:
- the LOC125550704 gene encoding shewanella-like protein phosphatase 2, translating to MAPASPDVPACAGLPAAVSAFADAFVDFSVSGIFFPTNPPPPPPPAPPTFLPSPSRLVAIGDLHGDLPKSLTALRLAGLLPPANSPGSSASSTSWSAGPTLAVQLGDILDRGGDELRLLYFLRRLSISAAAQGGALLPILGNHEVMNVSGDFRFVTPQGLQEFSGWAGWYRAGLAIKRRCGGLEQPKNPFLGVPKAFPGIKREFWDGIRSRLAALRPDGPIARRFLADLPTVLVVGDSVFVHGGLLEANVEYGLERINAEVSDWIRGEHGNNARAPEYVCGRDAVVWLRRFSEGFNCDCQRLQGVLGMIPGAKRMVMGHTIQSEGINAVCGAQAVRVDVGLSRGCGNGLPEVLEINGGGSDVRVITTDPTEAWQYRKQKPEKSATALEKKGEVKDGLALLVRESHVLKGVEAKA from the coding sequence ATGGCCCCCGCATCCCCCGACGTCCCCGCTTGCGCCGGCCTCCCCGCCGCCGTCTCCGCCTTCGCCGACGCCTTCGTCGACTTCTCCGTCTCCGGCATCTTCTTCCCCACCAAcccgcctcctccgccgccccccGCGCCCCCCACCTTCCTCCCCTCCCCATCCCGCCTCGTCGCCATCGGCGACCTCCACGGCGACCTCCCCAAGTCCCTCACCGCCCTCCGCCTCGCCGGCCTCCTGCCTCCCGCCAACAGCCCCGGCTCCAGCGCCAGCTCCACCTCCTGGTCCGCTGGCCCCACCCTCGCCGTCCAGCTCGGCGACATCCTGGATcgcggcggcgacgagctccgccTCCTCTACTTCCTCCGTCGCCTCAGCATCTCCGCCGCCGCGCAGGGCGGCGCGCTCCTGCCCATCCTCGGCAACCACGAGGTCATGAACGTGTCCGGCGACTTTCGCTTCGTCACGCCGCAGGGCCTGCAGGAGTTCTCCGGCTGGGCCGGCTGGTACCGCGCTGGCCTCGCCATTAAGCGCCGCTGTGGCGGGCTCGAGCAGCCCAAGAACCCCTTCCTCGGCGTCCCCAAGGCCTTCCCCGGCATCAAGCGGGAGTTTTGGGACGGCATCCGATCCCGCCTCGCCGCGCTCCGCCCGGACGGCCCCATCGCGCGGAGGTTCTTGGCTGATCTCCCCACCGTCCTTGTAGTCGGCGACTCGGTGTTCGTCCATGGTGGCCTTCTTGAGGCCAATGTCGAGTATGGCCTGGAGCGGATCAATGCCGAGGTCAGCGACTGGATCCGGGGTGAGCATGGCAACAATGCCAGGGCGCCAGAGTATGTGTGCGGCCGAGACGCCGTTGTGTGGCTCAGGAGGTTCTCTGAAGGCTTCAATTGCGACTGCCAGAGGCTTCAGGGCGTTCTTGGGATGATCCCTGGAGCAAAGAGGATGGTAATGGGGCACACGATACAGAGCGAGGGAATCAATGCAGTTTGTGGGGCACAGGCCGTCAGGGTGGATGTTGGTTTGTCGAGGGGGTGTGGTAATGGGCTGCCGGAGGTGCTGGAGATCAATGGTGGTGGATCAGATGTGAGGGTGATCACAACAGATCCAACAGAAGCCTGGCAGTACCGGAAGCAGAAGCCGGAGAAATCTGCCACGGCATTGGAGAAGAAAGGGGAGGTAAAGGATGGACTTGCATTGTTGGTAAGGGAGAGCCATGTACTGAAAGGTGTAGAAGCTAAGGCTTAG